Genomic segment of Tomitella fengzijianii:
GGTAGAACGCGAATACCCCGACGACGAGCGTGATCAGCGAGACGATCAGGACCACGTCGAGCACCCGGGTCGCGTCGGACGGCAGCACGCCGAGCTTGAGGCCGCCGACGGTGAGGGTGATGCCGACGACGGGGATGCCCGTACTCACCGCCCACGCCAGCATGATGCGGCTGGACACGCCGGGGGCGTTGGTCTGCTCCATCACGCCGTAGCTCAGGGCCTCCGCCGCGAGGGGGCGCAGTATGCGCTCGGCCTGCAGGTAGCCGAGGGCGCTGGTGGTGACTGCGCCCAGCCCGCCGGCGACGGCGATGGACAGCACCCCGCCGCCGAGCGTGGTGACGTTGATGAGGGTGAGCAGCAGGACTCCGCCCGCCCACATGCACATGTGCAGGATCGCGTGGTACAGGGGAACCCGCATGGCCCGCCGCCGCACTTTGAGGGTGTCCTCGATGCTGTCGCGCTGCCATCGCAGTACGGGCAGCACGAGCATGATGCCCCCGATGCCGCCGACGATGAGGGCGACGACGAGGTAGCTGAAGAACAGTGCAGCCGAGGCGGGCGTGAACGCGGACGGGGTGGTGATGGGGCTGTCCGGGATGAGGATCTTCATGCACAGGAACACCAGCAGCGCCCCGACGACGTTGGCGCTGAGCATCGCCATGGCATACACCGGCCACGGCGTCTTCACCAGCCAGCGGGCCAGCCGCCATAAGCGTCGCACGGTTGTCACCGTAGTCGCAGCGTGTCGGCGGGGGAGACTATTGTCGGGCCACATGGTGGTGAGTGCGGGGAGCGTGTTCGATCGGCTGGTGGGCCAGGACCGGGCTGTGGCGACGCTGGCGGCCGCGGCGTCCGCAGCGCGCGGTGCGGCGGGCGACGGCGGCACACCGTCGGGGATGACGCATTCCTGGCTCTTCACCGGTCCGCCGGGGTCGGGGCGGTCCATCGCCGCGCTGGCCTTCGCGGCCGCACTGCAGTGCACGTCGGAGGGGGCTCCCGGATGCGGCGAGTGTTCCGCGTGCCGGACGGCCCTCGCGGGCACCCACGGCGATGTGCGCCGCGTGGTGCCGGAGGGGCTGAGCATCCCAGTCAAGGAGATGCGCGCCATCGTGCAGATTGCCAACCGCCGGCCCAGCGTGGGCCGCTGGCTCGTCGTGGTGGTCGAAGACGCGGACCGGCTCACCGAGGGCGCGTCGAACGCACTGCTCAAGGTGGTGGAGGAGCCGCCGGAGCGCACGGTGTTCCTGCTGTGCGCCCCGTCCACGGACCCGGGCGACGTGTCGGTGACGATCCGTTCCCGCTGTCGGCACGTTGGGCTGGTGCAGCCGCCCACAAGCGCGGTGGCGCAGGTCCTCCGGGAACGCGACGGGTTGGACGAGGCACAGTCGCAGTGGGCGGCGTCGGTGAGCGGTGGGCATGTGGGACGGGCCCGGTGGCTGGCGCGCGACGAGGCGGCACGCGCCCGGAGGCTGCAGGCCCTGCGGCTGCCCACTGCGGTGCTGCGGCCGGCCGGCGGCTACCTGCTGAGCAAGCAATTGGTGGACGCCGCCGAGGCCGAGGCCAAGGATGCCAACGCGGAGCGGGAAGCGAGGGAACTGGACGAGCTGCGCACCGCGTTGGGGGCCGGCGGCACGGGCAAGGGCACCGCAGGCACGATGCGCGGCACCGCCGGGCTGATCAAGGACCTGGAGAAGCAGCAGAAGACCCGGCGCACCCGGTCGCAGCGCGATGCGCTGGACCGTGCGCTGATGGACGTCGTGGGCCTGTACCGGGACGCATTGGCTGTGAGTATGGGCTCGTCAGTGCCGGCTCTGCATCCCGACCTGGCCGATGACGCCCGCACGATTGCGCGCGAGGCGCCGCGGCCGGGGTTGCTGCAGGCGGTCGAGTCGGTGCTCGAGTGCCGCGAGGCGCTGTCGTCGAACGTCAAGCCGCAGGTGGCGATGGACGCGATGATCGCGGGGCTCGAGGCGGCCACGCGGCGGTGAGGCGGGCGGTGACGCGGGCTGCGCCCCCCGATTTTTGTTGCGGGCCGCTGTGCCGCTAGACTTCAATCCGCTCGGTCACCCCGGGCGGATAGTCCGGGGTGACCGGAAACGCCACCTTAGCTCAGTCGGTAGAGCGATTCACTCGTAATGAATAGGTCACCGGTTCGATTCCGGTAGGTGGCTCCAACGCACCGGACCCCACCCCCCGAGGGGGGTGGGGTCCGGTGCGTTCGGCGCGCAGAACGAGGGCTGTGCCCCCGGTCAGGCCGGTGAAATCCGCGCTGCCGCGGCAGCGCGACGCGCGCCGGGGAATCGACTTGGCACCCTGCGCGCGGTGCTGTTAGCCTGTGTATTAGCGGCGGTTCGCGCCTACCCCCCCCTGGCGCACCCCGCTCTCGATTCCTTCCGCCACCTCCCCCCCGGCGGAAGGAATCCCGGCCCGTCCCGCCTCCACCCCCCGGATGGCGGGACGGGCCCCTTACTTTCCCGGCCTGCTAGGCGTCCGGCGTTACCGTCACCCGCCCAGGGATCCCAGCGAGCCGAACAGTGTACTCAGGTCGAAGGATCCGCCCGTGGCTCCGCCGTCACCGGGGTCGCCCGGGCCCGGGGTCTCGGGGGTGTCGACGGTCACGGTGATGGCCGCGTTCGACGCCAGCGTGTCGCCGATGCCGGAGAATTCCGCGCTGATCGCGTGGTCGCCGCCGATCGTGGGCTTCCAGTCTTCCAGCGTCGCCACGCCGTTCACGACGTCGACGGTGCCGAGGATCTCGTCGCCGTCGCGGAAGGTGACGGTCCCGTCGGTCGCCCCCTCCGAGGTGACGGTGGCCTTCAACGTGGCGGTGCCGCCGAGGTCGAACGGGGCGACCGGGTCGAGCGTGGTGGTGGAAGTGACGGACTCGGCGGGCTTGGGGGCCACGGTCACCGTCTGCTGGGCGCCGCTGCCGTTCACGCCGTCGCGGCCGGAGAACACGGCCTTGATCGTGTGGGAGCCCTCGCTGCCGGGGATCCAGTCCACGCTGACGCCACCGTCTCCATCGGTGACCGGGACGGTGGCGAAGTCGACCTCGTTGTCCTTGAACGTCACCGTTCCGCCGGCCCCGGGCGGTGCGACCGTGGCGGTGACGGAGGTGGCGGAACCGACCTGTGCGCCGGACGCCACGCTCAACGAGGTCTTGGAATCGACGGTCTGCTGTGCCACGGAGACGGTGCGCGGGTCGGAGGTGGAGCCGTCGGTGTTGAGATTGCCGAGGAACACCGCGGTGAGGGACGTGTTCCCGGCGTCCGCCGGAGTCCAGCCGGTCTGCGCGATGCCCGTCGCCGGGTCCACGGCGACGGGCGCGCCGATATCGACGCCGTCCGCCTTGAACTGCACGTCGCCACCGTTCTGGGGCACCGTGCCGCCCGCCACCTTGGCGGCGATGGTGACGGGCTGTCCGGCCTTCGCGCCGTACACCGGCTGGACCTGCGTCTGAGAGGCGGCGAACTCGACGGTGACCGTCGGCCCCTCGTCCTGGTACGTCCCGGCGCCCAATGACCCGTCGTAGTGCATCGACGTCATGAAGTCGGAGCCGGCCCGGCAGTCGGTGCCGACGGTGTAGGAGAACGAGAAGGTCCGGCTCTTCGGGCCGAGGACAGGCCGGACCGGCCATTCGAACGATCCGCCGTTCACCGCGGTGAAGGAGGAGCCGGTCTCGACGTCGTCGATCGCGCTGCCGCCCACCTGCGCCGACCCCGGCACGTACGCGAAGCACTCGGGGTGGAGATCCTTGACGCGGTAGAGGTACTCGTCGACGATCCCGTCGCGCGTGAACGTGGTCGTCGTGGTGATCGTGTCGCCTACCGACGGCGTCGCGTCGCTGACCGTGCGCTGGAAGTTGGAGCTTCCGTCGCCCCAGCTGACGCTGGACGTCTCGGCCCCCGCGGCGCCCACGCCGATCGTCGTCGCGAGCGAGGCGGCCAGCGCCCCCGCGCTCACGCCGGCGGCGATCCGCCGCGTCGTCGTCCTGCTCATCCTGTTCCTCCGCGAGGGGTGTGCGGCCCGGGTCCCGGGCGGCTGGTTTCGATCCGGTCGTCCGTCATGGACGGTTGACCGAGTGATTGCGGACACAGTAGCTAACGCGGGCGGACGTTTCAAGCGATTGGGCGGATGCGGGCCCTTGGCAGTCCCGGACGCCCCGGCCGCGCACCGTTGCGGACGCGTCGGGCAGACTGTTGGTTTGTGCGTTCGCAGGGCGCGCGGTGCACGCCGCGGCCGCCGTCCGGGCGCGATACCGCAGCACTGCCGGAAGGAACACTCCACGATGCGCGCACTCGTCACCGGCGGGGCCGGCTTCATCGGCTCCACCCTGGTCGACAGGCTCCTCGACGACGGGCACGAAGTCACCGTCGTCGACAACCTCAGTCGCGGCCGGGCCGGCAATCTGAGCCGGGCCCGTGAGAACGAGAACTACAAGTTCGTGCACGGCGACCTCGTCACCGCGGACCTGTGCGAGATCGTCGCCGAGCGCGAGCCCGAGGTGATCTTCCACCTGGCCGCGCAGATCGACGTGCGGCAGAGCGTGCAGAACCCGGCCGCGGACGCGTCCGTCAACGTGCTGGGCACGGTGCGGCTGGCCGAGGCCGCGCGCCGGGCGGGCGTCCGCAAGATCGTCTTCACATCGTCGGGCGGCTCCATCTACGGCTCGCCGGAGACGTTCCCGGTCGCCGAGTCGATGCCGGTCGACCCGCAGTCGCCCTACGCGGCCGGCAAGGTCTCCGGCGAGATCTACCTGAACACCTTCCGCAACCTCTACGGGCTCGACTGCACCCACATCGCGCCCGCGAACGTCTACGGCCCGCGCCAGGATCCGCACGGCGAGGCCGGGGTGGTGGCGATCTTCTCGCAGGCGCTGCTGCACGGCACGGAGACGAAGGTCTTCGGCGACGGCGGGAACACCCGCGACTACGTGTTCGTCGACGACGTGGTCGAGGCGTTCGTACTGGCCTCGGGCACCGCGGGCGGCGGCCGACGGTTCAACATCGGCACCGGCATCGAAACGTCGGACCGCGAACTGCACACCATGGTGGCGCAGGCCTCGGACGCCCCCGACACCCCCGCGCTGCTGGCGCCCCGCCTGGGCGACGTCCGGCGTTCCGTCCTCGATCCCACGCTCGCCGGGGAGGTCCTCGGATGGCGGCCGAAGGTCGACGTCGAAGAAGGCATCCGCCGGACCGTCGAGTACTTTCGCAGCTGAGATGACGTCACGGGCGGCGCGCATCCTGGTCACGGGCGGGGCCGGGTTCATCGGCTCGGGTTTCGTGCACTACACGGCGCGCGCCCGTCCCGAGGTGCGGGTGACGGTGCTGGACAAGCTCACCTACGCGGGCAGCCGCGCGTCGCTCGAGGGGACCGGTGCGCGCCTGGTCGTCGGCGACGTGGCCGACCCGAAGACGGTCGATGCGCTCGTCGGCGAACTCGACCCGGCCACCGACGCTGTCGTGCACTTCGCCGCAGAATCGCACAACGACAACTCGCTGGACGATCCGTCCCCGTTCGTGCAGACGAACCTGGTGGGCACTTTCACCCTGCTCGAGGCGGTGCGCCGCAGGGGCGTGCGCCTGCATCACGTCTCCACCGACGAGGTGTACGGCGATCTGCCGCTGGGCGGCCGGGGCCGGTTCACCGAGCAGACCGCCTACAACCCGTCCAGCCCGTACTCGGCGACCAAGGCCGGCTCGGACATGCTGGTGCGGGCGTGGGTGCGTTCGTTCGGGGTCACCGCGACGCTGTCCAATTGCTCCAACAACTACGGGCCCCGCCAGCACATCGAGAAGTTCATCCCCCGTCAGATCACCAACCTGCTGTCCGGGCGCCGCGCCAAGCTCTACGGGGCCGGCCGCAACGTGCGCGACTGGATCCACGTCGACGACCACAACGCGGCGGTGTGGCGGATCCTCGACGGTGGTCGGAGTGGCCGCACGTACCTGATCGGTGCCGACGGCGAACGTTCCAACCTCCAAGTGCTCCAGTCGATCCTGAGCATCATGGGCCGTGGCCCCGACGAGTTCGACCACGTCGCCGACAGGCCGGGGCACGACCTGCGCTACGCCATCGACGCGGGCCCCCTGCGCCGCGAGCTGGGGTGGGAGCCGCGCTACGCGGACATGGAGGCGGGGCTGGCGGACACCGTCGCCTGGTACCGCGACAACCGCGACTGGTGGTCCGGAGTGAAGGACCGCGTCGAGGACCGCTACGACGCGCTGGGATGGGGGTGAGCGGTGCCGGGCATGACCTTCGACGCCCTCGACGTCCCGGGGGCCTGGAGCTTCACCCCGCGACAGCATCACGACGAGCGCGGGATGTTCCTGGAGGCGTTCACGGCGGACGCGCTGCGTGAGGCGACGGGCCGCACGCTGACGCTCGAGCAGGCGAACTGCTCGGTCTCGCGGGCCGGGGTGCTGCGCGGGATCCACTTCTCCGACGTCCCCCCTGGCCAGGCGAAGTACATCTCCTGCGTACGCGGCGCGGTCCTGGACGTCGTGGTGGACGTGCGGACGGGGTCGCCCACGTTCGGCGTCGCGGACGCGGTGCGCCTCGACGACGTCGACCGGCGGGCGGTGTTCGTCTCGGAGGGACTGGGACACGGGTTCGTCGCGCTCACCGACGACGCGACGGTGATGTATCAGTGTTCCACCGGATACGCCCCGGGCCGTGAGCACGGCGTGCACCCGCTGAGCGTCGGCGTCGACTGGGGCGTGGACCCCGCCGCGCTGGTGCTCTCCGCCAAGGACCTGGTGCTTTCCGCCAAGGACCTCGTGCTTTCCGCCAAGGACGCCGCCGCGCCGACGCTGAGCGAAGCCGCAGAGCAGGGGATACTGCCGCGCTACGATGCCGTGATGGAGTGGATCGCGCTGCAGGAGGACAAGGCGTGAAGGGGATTATCCTCGCGGGCGGGTCCGGAACGCGCCTGCACCCCATCACCCGCGGCATCAGCAAGCAACTGGTGCCGGTGTACGACAAGCCGATGGTCTACTACCCGCTGAGCACCCTGATGCTGGCGGGCATCCGCGACATCCTCGTCATCACCACCCCGGAGGACCGGGGGCTGTTCGAGCGGCTCCTGGGCGACGGCGGGCAGTTCGGCGTCTCGCTCACCTACCGCGTGCAGGAGCGCCCCGAGGGGCTCGCGCAGGCTTTCGTGCTGGGGGCGGAGCACATCGGTTCCGATCCGGTTGCACTCGTCCTGGGCGACAACATCTTCTACGGCCCCGGACTGGGCACGCAGCTGCGGCGGTTCAACCGCATCGACGGCGGCGCCGTGTTCGCCTACCGGGTGGCCGACCCGTGCGCCTACGGGGTCGTGGAGTTCTCCGAGGACGGCCGGGCGCTGTCGCTCGAGGAGAAGCCGACGGCGCCGCGTTCGCACTACGCGGTGCCGGGGCTGTACTTCTTCGACAACGACGTGGTGGATATCGCCCGCGAGTTGTCGCCCTCGGCGCGGGGGGAGTACGAGATCACCGACATCAACCGCGCCTATCTCGACGCGGGCCGGCTGCACGTGGAGGTGCTGCCGCGCGGCACCGCGTGGCTGGACACCGGCACGTTCGACTCGCTGCTCGAGGCCGGCAACTTCGTGCGCACCATCGAGCAGCGCCAGGGCCTCAAGATCGGGGCTCCCGAAGAGGTCGCGTGGCGCCAGGGTTACATCGGCGACGCGGAACTCGAATCGCTGGCCTGCGCCCAGGTCAAATCCGGGTACGGGAAGTACCTGCTGGAGATGCTCGCGCGCGGGAGGTAGACGGAGCGGCCGGGCCCCGTGCACGCGTTCCACGTGCGGGCGCGATGGCCCGATCGCGGCGTCCTCCGACAAGTACCTATAAACCTAGCCTTGCCTTACTCGTGTGGAGTCCCCCACAATAGGCTGTACAACAGCTTGATTAATTCGCCGAACCCGGAGGCCCGTCATGACCGTCAGCATCCCGCTCCCACAGCGCCCCATCGAAGATCTGCCGGGGCACTGGCTGCTGGCACGTCTGGGCAAGCGTGTTCTGCGCCCCGGGGGCCGGGGGATGACGGAAACGCTGCTCTCGGCGGCGAAGATCCCGGGCGCGGACGTCGTGGAGCTGGCACCGGGGCTGGGCAAGACGGCGGCGCTGATCCTCGAGGGCGGACCGCGCAGCTACACGGGCGTCGACGAGGACCCGGACGCCGTCCTGTCCACGCGTGCGGGCATCGGGGGCCGCGGGACCGTCCACGAGGCGCCGGCGGCGGAGACCGGGCTGGGCGACGCGAGTGCGGACCTGGTGGTGGGTGAGGCGATGCTGACGATGCAGAGCCCGCGCGGCAAGGATGCGATCGTCGCCGAGGCCCACCGGGTCCTCCGTGCGGGCGGCCGCTACGCGATCCACGAGCTGGCCATCGAACCCGACACCCTCGACGACGAGCAGAAGACCGAGATCCGCAAGGCCCTGGCCCGCTCGATCAAGGTCAACGCGCGCCCGCTGACCGAGCGGGAGTGGACGGAACTGTTCGAGAAGCACGGGTTCCGGGTCGAAACGGTGCGGCACGCGGACATGGCGTTGCTGGAAGCCAGGCGCAATCTTGAGGACGAGGGCCTGCGCGGTGTCCTGACGATCGTCGTCAACCTGCTGCGCAACCCGGGGGCGCGCAAGCGTGTTCTGGAGATGCGCTCGGTGTTCCGCCGCCACCGCGACAACATGTCGGCGATCGCGCTCGTCGCCGTCAAGCAGTGAGCGGCCGCGTCGGTGACGGCGACGGATTCGGCGATGAGGGGCATTTCATCGTCGACGAGGGGGCACAGCGGAATCCGCATGCACTCAACTGGCCGACGGTTCTCGCCTCCGCGGGAGTGGCGGCCGTCGTCGCGTCGCTGATCCTCAGCATCGGCATCGTCGGAATGCACCGTGACGATTCCGCGGCCGCCGCGCAACCGGCGGTGGTGCGTGTGGTCGCCGATCCGGGCACCGGAATCCAGGCTGACGGGGCAGCGGGTGCAGGTGTCGAAGCCGCGGATCCTCCGGCGTCCGGCGCACCGCCCGTGGACGGCGGCCCCGCTCCCATTCCCGGAGCGACGGCCGCTGCACCGGCGACCGGAACGGGCGCCGCGGGCGTATCACCGGCCCCGCCGGCCCCGGCGGATGCGCAGGCCCCACCGGCTGCAGCGCCGCAGGAGCAGTCGACCGAAACGCCGCAGGGGCACGCCGCGGAACCGCAGGACCCGGCCGAGCCGACCGCGTGGGCGCCCTCGTCCCCGCTGCCGCCGGATTTCGCCGTCTCCGCCGCAGAACCGACGCTCGCCGACCTCAACAACCTGGTCTACTTCATCACCGCCACTGCCGCGTCCGACGAGGCCAAGGCCCGCAACATCGAGGCGGGCATGGGCGGCGTGATCGTGCCGAAGACCGTCTACAACCTGGGGCTGTTCCGTGCGCCCCGCGGCTGGAGCCGGGTCACCGGCCCGGTGCAACGCCAGGGCGACCGGATCACCGTGCAGTTGCACAGCTTGTCCGCGGGGATGCCGGGCGTGGACATGCCGATCGAGTTCGTCCGGCAAGGCGGAGTCTGGAAGCTGGCGTCGTCGTCGCTGTGCGCGGGCGTGCGGACGGTGGGGCTGCCGGTCTACTGCAATGGCTGAGTCGGCGGGCGCGGCCTCCACTGCGCCGCCCTCGCATGCCGGACCGGCCCCGACGGACCCGATGACCAGGACCACGCCATGATCGAGGCACACGCACTCACCCGTACTTTCGGAACCAGGCGGCGCGCCGCGACGCCGTTGGCCGGAGTCTCGCACGTGTTCGCCGACCGGACGCTGACCTACGTTCTCGGCCTCAATGGAACCGGCAAGTCGACGCTGCTGCGCTGTCTGAGCGGGGTGCTCCGCCCGGATTCGGGGCGGGCGCTGGTGGACGGTCGGGAGCTCGCCCGCGCCCCGGCACCGGCGCGGCTCCTGGGCATGTACCTGGACGCGGACGGCTTCC
This window contains:
- a CDS encoding DNA polymerase III subunit delta', giving the protein MVVSAGSVFDRLVGQDRAVATLAAAASAARGAAGDGGTPSGMTHSWLFTGPPGSGRSIAALAFAAALQCTSEGAPGCGECSACRTALAGTHGDVRRVVPEGLSIPVKEMRAIVQIANRRPSVGRWLVVVVEDADRLTEGASNALLKVVEEPPERTVFLLCAPSTDPGDVSVTIRSRCRHVGLVQPPTSAVAQVLRERDGLDEAQSQWAASVSGGHVGRARWLARDEAARARRLQALRLPTAVLRPAGGYLLSKQLVDAAEAEAKDANAEREARELDELRTALGAGGTGKGTAGTMRGTAGLIKDLEKQQKTRRTRSQRDALDRALMDVVGLYRDALAVSMGSSVPALHPDLADDARTIAREAPRPGLLQAVESVLECREALSSNVKPQVAMDAMIAGLEAATRR
- a CDS encoding Ig-like domain-containing protein, with translation MSRTTTRRIAAGVSAGALAASLATTIGVGAAGAETSSVSWGDGSSNFQRTVSDATPSVGDTITTTTTFTRDGIVDEYLYRVKDLHPECFAYVPGSAQVGGSAIDDVETGSSFTAVNGGSFEWPVRPVLGPKSRTFSFSYTVGTDCRAGSDFMTSMHYDGSLGAGTYQDEGPTVTVEFAASQTQVQPVYGAKAGQPVTIAAKVAGGTVPQNGGDVQFKADGVDIGAPVAVDPATGIAQTGWTPADAGNTSLTAVFLGNLNTDGSTSDPRTVSVAQQTVDSKTSLSVASGAQVGSATSVTATVAPPGAGGTVTFKDNEVDFATVPVTDGDGGVSVDWIPGSEGSHTIKAVFSGRDGVNGSGAQQTVTVAPKPAESVTSTTTLDPVAPFDLGGTATLKATVTSEGATDGTVTFRDGDEILGTVDVVNGVATLEDWKPTIGGDHAISAEFSGIGDTLASNAAITVTVDTPETPGPGDPGDGGATGGSFDLSTLFGSLGSLGG
- a CDS encoding GDP-mannose 4,6-dehydratase; the protein is MRALVTGGAGFIGSTLVDRLLDDGHEVTVVDNLSRGRAGNLSRARENENYKFVHGDLVTADLCEIVAEREPEVIFHLAAQIDVRQSVQNPAADASVNVLGTVRLAEAARRAGVRKIVFTSSGGSIYGSPETFPVAESMPVDPQSPYAAGKVSGEIYLNTFRNLYGLDCTHIAPANVYGPRQDPHGEAGVVAIFSQALLHGTETKVFGDGGNTRDYVFVDDVVEAFVLASGTAGGGRRFNIGTGIETSDRELHTMVAQASDAPDTPALLAPRLGDVRRSVLDPTLAGEVLGWRPKVDVEEGIRRTVEYFRS
- the rfbB gene encoding dTDP-glucose 4,6-dehydratase is translated as MTSRAARILVTGGAGFIGSGFVHYTARARPEVRVTVLDKLTYAGSRASLEGTGARLVVGDVADPKTVDALVGELDPATDAVVHFAAESHNDNSLDDPSPFVQTNLVGTFTLLEAVRRRGVRLHHVSTDEVYGDLPLGGRGRFTEQTAYNPSSPYSATKAGSDMLVRAWVRSFGVTATLSNCSNNYGPRQHIEKFIPRQITNLLSGRRAKLYGAGRNVRDWIHVDDHNAAVWRILDGGRSGRTYLIGADGERSNLQVLQSILSIMGRGPDEFDHVADRPGHDLRYAIDAGPLRRELGWEPRYADMEAGLADTVAWYRDNRDWWSGVKDRVEDRYDALGWG
- a CDS encoding dTDP-4-dehydrorhamnose 3,5-epimerase family protein, producing MTFDALDVPGAWSFTPRQHHDERGMFLEAFTADALREATGRTLTLEQANCSVSRAGVLRGIHFSDVPPGQAKYISCVRGAVLDVVVDVRTGSPTFGVADAVRLDDVDRRAVFVSEGLGHGFVALTDDATVMYQCSTGYAPGREHGVHPLSVGVDWGVDPAALVLSAKDLVLSAKDLVLSAKDAAAPTLSEAAEQGILPRYDAVMEWIALQEDKA
- the rfbA gene encoding glucose-1-phosphate thymidylyltransferase RfbA — protein: MKGIILAGGSGTRLHPITRGISKQLVPVYDKPMVYYPLSTLMLAGIRDILVITTPEDRGLFERLLGDGGQFGVSLTYRVQERPEGLAQAFVLGAEHIGSDPVALVLGDNIFYGPGLGTQLRRFNRIDGGAVFAYRVADPCAYGVVEFSEDGRALSLEEKPTAPRSHYAVPGLYFFDNDVVDIARELSPSARGEYEITDINRAYLDAGRLHVEVLPRGTAWLDTGTFDSLLEAGNFVRTIEQRQGLKIGAPEEVAWRQGYIGDAELESLACAQVKSGYGKYLLEMLARGR
- a CDS encoding class I SAM-dependent methyltransferase, encoding MTVSIPLPQRPIEDLPGHWLLARLGKRVLRPGGRGMTETLLSAAKIPGADVVELAPGLGKTAALILEGGPRSYTGVDEDPDAVLSTRAGIGGRGTVHEAPAAETGLGDASADLVVGEAMLTMQSPRGKDAIVAEAHRVLRAGGRYAIHELAIEPDTLDDEQKTEIRKALARSIKVNARPLTEREWTELFEKHGFRVETVRHADMALLEARRNLEDEGLRGVLTIVVNLLRNPGARKRVLEMRSVFRRHRDNMSAIALVAVKQ